The following proteins are co-located in the Gossypium hirsutum isolate 1008001.06 chromosome A02, Gossypium_hirsutum_v2.1, whole genome shotgun sequence genome:
- the LOC107951873 gene encoding pentatricopeptide repeat-containing protein At1g15510, chloroplastic gives MAFSAKTPRSLIKSDLPSPIHRKFRKPKFLYFSNRRKTHQISSTQPQQQLSFLNTNSLNSSDPNSHLHLLCINGKLQEALNYLDSIQELQIPLDEDTAIGMVRLCEWKKAFEEGSKVYFYVSNSSNCLSLRLGNAFLSMFVRFGKLGDAWYVFGKMLERDVFSWNVLISGYAKKGFFDEALCLYHRMLWVGFKPDVYTFPCVLRTCGAVPNLERGKEVHVHVIRFGFEADVDVINSLITMYVKCGDLPKARLLFDKMARRDRISWNAIISGYFENGEYLEGIRLFFKMREHWFDPDLMTMASVISACESLGDERLGREIHGYVIVTGMSADVSVCNSLIQMYFSLGCWETAEKVFDRMEWRDVVSWTAMISGYENNVLPDKALDTYRMMELHGFVPDEITLASVLSACAYLGKLDMGIKLHELAKRTGFISYIIVANTLVDMYSKCKCIDKALEVFHSIPDKDVISWTAIILGLRLNNRCFEALIFFRQMKVSLKPNSVTLVSVLSACARIGGLMCGKEIHAYALRTGMVLDGFLPNALLDMYIRCGRMGPAWNQFNSQKKDVSAWNILLTGYAQRGQGKLAVEFFNRMIKSNVSPDEITFIPLLCACSKSEMVTEGLKYFNSMELTYGVTPNLKHYACVVDLLGCAGQLEEAYEFIQEMPIKPDAAIWGALLNACRIHRQVELGEFAAQRIFESNRRSVGYYVLLCNLYANSGKWDEVAKVRKMMKDNGLVIDPGCSWVEVKGKIHAFLSGDDFHPQINEINALLEGIYEKMRLAGLGGPKCDSMDGVEISRAEIFCGHSERLAVAFGLINTVPGTPIWVTKNLYMCQSCHSTIKFISKIVRREISVRDTEEFHHFKDGICSCGDVEILGKALTNRTSERN, from the coding sequence ATGGCTTTCTCTGCAAAAACTCCTCGAAGCCTTATCAAATCCGACCTCCCAAGTCCTATCCACAGAAAATTCCGAAAACCCAAATTCCTATATTTCTCGAACCGACGGAAAACCCATCAAATCTCCTCAACGCAACCCCAACAGCAGCTCTCATTCCTTAACACCAATTCCTTGAACAGCAGCGACCCGAACTCCCATCTCCACCTTCTTTGTATCAATGGGAAACTCCAAGAAGCTCTAAACTACCTTGACTCAATTCAAGAATTGCAGATTCCATTAGATGAAGACACGGCTATTGGTATGGTCAGACTCTGTGAGTGGAAGAAAGCTTTTGAAGAAGGTTCTAAAGTTTACTTTTATGTATCGAATTCGAGTAATTGTTTGAGTCTTAGGCTTGGAAATGCTTTTTTGAGTATGTTCGTGAGGTTTGGGAAATTGGGTGATGCTTGGTATGTTTTCGGTAAAATGCTAGAAAGAGATGTTTTTTCTTGGAATGTTTTGATTAGTGGGTACGCAAAAAAAGGTTTTTTCGATGAAGCTTTGTGTTTGTATCATAGGATGTTGTGGGTCGGGTTTAAGCCTGATGTTTATACTTTCCCCTGCGTTTTGAGAACTTGTGGTgctgttccaaatttggaaagaGGTAAAGAAGTTCATGTTCATGTTATTAGGTTCGGGTTTGAGGCAGATGTTGACGTGATTAATTCTTTGATAACTATGTACGTAAAGTGTGGGGATTTACCAAAAGCGAGGTTATTGTTTGATAAAATGGCTAGGAGAGATAGGATATCTTGGAATGCAATCATTTCAGGATATTTTGAGAATGGAGAGTATTTGGAAGGGATAAGGTTGTTTTTTAAGATGCGTGAGCACTGGTTTGATCCAGATTTGATGACTATGGCGAGTGTGATCTCTGCATGTGAGAGCCTTGGAGATGAGAGATTAGGCAGAGAAATTCATGGATATGTGATTGTAACAGGGATGTCGGCTGATGTTTCAGTTTGTAATTCTTTGATTCAAATGTACTTTAGTCTAGGATGTTGGGAAACAGCAGAGAAGGTTTTTGATAGGATGGAATGGAGGGATGTAGTTTCTTGGACAGCAATGATCTCGGGTTATGAGAACAACGTACTGCCTGATAAAGCTTTGGATACTTACAGAATGATGGAACTGCATGGTTTCGTGCCTGATGAGATCACTTTAGCCAGTGTTCTTTCAGCTTGTGCTTATTTAGGAAAGCTAGATATGGGGATAAAGCTTCATGAACTTGCTAAAAGGACAGGCTTCATATCTTATATTATTGTTGCTAATACATTAGTCGATATGTATTCCAAGTGTAAATGTATTGATAAGGCTCTAGAAGTGTTCCACAGCATTCCTGACAAGGATGTCATTTCTTGGACCGCTATCATTTTGGGACTCCGGCTCAACAATCGTTGCTTTGAAGCACTGATTTTCTTTCGGCAAATGAAAGTGAGCTTAAAACCTAATTCTGTGACTTTGGTGTCTGTTCTATCTGCATGTGCTAGGATAGGAGGATTGATGTGTGGAAAAGAGATTCATGCATATGCATTGAGGACTGGCATGGTGCTTGATGGTTTCCTACCCAATGCACTTCTGGACATGTATATAAGGTGTGGAAGGATGGGACCTGCTTGGAACCAATTTAACTCACAGAAAAAGGATGTTTCGGCATGGAATATTCTGCTGACAGGATATGCACAGCGGGGACAAGGGAAACTGGCTGTGGAGTTCTTCAATAGAATGATCAAATCTAATGTCAGTCCAGATGAGATTACATTTATTCCACTCTTATGTGCTTGCAGTAAATCGGAAATGGTAACCGAAGGTTTGAAGTATTTTAATAGCATGGAACTGACATATGGTGTCACCCCAAATTTGAAGCATTATGCATGTGTCGTGGATTTGCTTGGCTGTGCTGGGCAGTTGGAggaggcttatgagtttataCAGGAAATGCCTATAAAGCCTGATGCGGCTATTTGGGGAGCCTTGTTAAATGCATGTAGAATTCACCGGCAGGTTGAGCTTGGTGAATTTGCAGCTCAACGTATTTTTGAAAGTAATAGAAGAAGTGTTGGGTAttatgttttgttatgtaatcTCTATGCGAACAGTGGTAAATGGGATGAAGTTGCAAAAGTTCGAAAGATGATGAAAGATAATGGACTCGTCATTGATCCTGGATGCAGTTGGGTGGAAGTTAAGGGAAAAATTCATGCTTTCCTCAGCGGTGATGATTTTCATCCTCAAATCAATGAAATAAATGCACTTTTAGAAGGAATTTATGAGAAAATGAGATTAGCTGGCTTGGGTGGTCCAAAATGTGATTCCATGGATGGAGTTGAAATTTCAAGAGCTGAGATCTTCTGTGGGCACAGTGAGAGACTAGCTGTTGCATTTGGTCTCATTAATACTGTTCCTGGAACGCCTATTTGGGTAACCAAGAATCTTTATATGTGCCAAAGCTGTCACAGTACCATTAAATTCATCTCTAAGATTGTACGACGGGAGATTTCTGTTAGGGATACTGAAGAATTCCACCATTTCAAGGATGGCATCTGTTCTTGTGGTGATGTGGAAATATTAGGGAAAGCTTTGACAAATAGGACTTCTGAAAGAAATTGA